The Erythrolamprus reginae isolate rEryReg1 unplaced genomic scaffold, rEryReg1.hap1 scaffold_141, whole genome shotgun sequence DNA window ccccttctgacagggcctggtggtggtggtggtggtggtggtggtggtggtggtggacgtGGGGCCTCGGCACATGTTTGTGTTTATTCCTGGCCTGCCTGGAGCTCAGCAGAAGCAGATGGTCctctcccaggcctgctggctgccctccccccccctgtgccccCCAGCAGCCCCTGGAGAGGCCTGATTTGCAAAGGGAGAGAGACCCGGGTGGAGGCAGGTGGTGGTGGGTGGCTGGAGCATCTGTGGAAGGTGGGGAGAGAGCCAGCGACGGAGGGCAACACCCGGCTCCCCCCCCATGACTCCCACCAGCAGCAGAGCCTTTGAGGGAGGGGCCCCAGGCCTTCTCAGAGTGCCAGGCCCTTCCCTTGCCTGGGGGGGCGGTTCCAGTGGGAAGCACTGATGTAgatgacacacagacacacacacacaacttgtcCAAGAAGGCAGAGGGCATGTGAGGCTGCCTGTATCTCTGCCGACAGGCGTTGGCTTCTCAAGCTGTGGGACTCTCGGTACAAATGGCAGAGACCATGTGAAGAGGcagctccctccccctccctccccccccctctctctcaacaCTTAGAAATGCAGCCAGACCTGCTGGGGTCTCTGAAGGCCAGTTTGTGTTttctttgccttccttccttccttccttccccttccttccttccttccttccttcctttcctttcccttccttctctttctttccttccttctctttctttccttccttcctcttttatctccttccttccttccctccctcctcctttccttccttctctttccttccttccttcctcttttatctccttccttccttccctccctcctcctttccttccttctctttccttccttccttcctcttttatctccttccttccctccctccgtccctcctcctttccttccttccttctcttccctccctccctccctcctcctttccttccttccttccttctctttctttccttccttccttccttccccttcctttcccttccatccttcctctcttatctccttccctccctccctcctcctttccttccttccttctctttccttccctccctcctcccttccccttctctgcCTGTCAGAGAGGCCATCAATAATTCAGAGTCCTCGTCTTGCAGGGAGACATTGTGCCACGTTGGCAGCCAGCCTGAAAGCAGAAAAACGCCTGGTGGCCCAACCCCGAGAACAGCAGCCATGAGTGgccccagaggaggaggaggggggaggctcctttccctcccccccccctgcaagaGAGCCTGGAGAGTCCTCAGGGAGGCTGCCGTTCCCCTGCAgtttcacacacacactaatATGTCATGTGTTATTTTTCTAGCTGCTTTTACCTCCTCATTTCAGGGAGACAAAAGCCCCTAAAATCCCTCAATGGGGCCTCAGGGGACTTCGCTTGACCTGCAAGCAGTGATTTCAGTTTGTCTTTTCCAGAGGGTGGAAGCCCCCTTTGGGGCCCATGGGGTGTCTctcttggagggagggaggggggtctttgcaggagggagggaggggggaagccaCACCTGGcccaaagcagcagcagcagcagcaggaatgaCCCTCTCAGGTGACCTGAGCTGGCGTGAGGAGGGGCCGTCTCGGGGGTCTTTCCATGCCTTGTGCCAATGGGGCTGGGGGGGTAACTGGCACCCGAGAAGCCCCCTGGGggtgaatgggtgggtgggtggatgggtgagtAGACAAAGGAGCCTGAAGGGCCGTCCACTCCCTTCCTTGATGGCCAGGCCCTCCTCAGGTCGAGGTGACCCAAACGGAGTTTCTCCTCTGGGCTCGGCCCCTTTGTGATTCGTGAAGCGGGGGGGAGGGGAGCTTCCCTGGACAACTGTGCTGGGGGGGCCTGGGGGGGTTGGGCTACTTCGAAATAGCCCAACTTCAAAGGGTGAAACTTAAGTGCCACGTTTGCACAAATCAGGGGAGGGTCCTGCTGTccgtgggggagggaggggtttCATTTTggatctcccccacccccaaatggtCAGGGTGACCTCTGCCTGCTTCGCCTGCCAATTGGCTGGAGTCATTTTATTGCTGCCAGTTCTTTAACCAGCTGCCCTCCCTCCGTGGATGGTCCCTGTGGCCCGCAGGGGGGGGGTCTGCAGAGACCTGCTGGGCTCGGGTTGCTTCTCTCTCTGGGGTTCCAGGCGTTTGAAGCaggagggggggcggggggcatgGGCTGAGGGTTTCCTGGCCCGCTTGGGACCCCCACTTGCCAGCCAGCCCTGCTTGTCCAGCTGCCTCTTCCAAGGCCTCAGCTGGGCCCAGGGCAGCACCGGCGCCCGGTGGACAGCTCTCCAAATGGGTTGGATCCCTTTGAGGTCCAGGTCTGCGGAATGTCTTTGTgtgaccccctcccttggggTCACCTGGGTGGGCAACTCAGGGCAAATGTGGAGGTTGGCTTGGGaaatcccttcctcttcctcctcttcctcttggtGAGAAATAAGAAAATTCAAAAATGAAATAGTAACAAAGGGAATGGGATCATTTGTTCTATGCAGTCTGTTCATACTTCATTGTTAAGCATTTataacgtgtgtgtgtatgtgggtatacacacacacacacatacacatattgtgtgtgtgtatatatgtgtgtgtgtatatatatacacacacacacacaatatacagtatatatacatattatgtataacttgaaatactgaaattagacaatttacaacattGCCTCCGAACtcatctaaccatagttcacaaaatcatataccaaaatgtccttcctcttaatgactacttcaccttcaactgcaacaacacacgagcacacaatagattcaaactaaatttaaaccgttccaaactagactgcagaaaatacgacttgagcaatagagtgatcaatgcctgactCTGTGGGTttcctcccccaacccccaaatcttCAGCCTCAGGTTGTCTTCGGTCGacccctccccctttctaagaggtccgtaaggggcgGGCAGGAGCCACCACtgcgcctaccgtccctgtcctattgtcttcttttattcattactttctatgttgtgCTTATATAAACTCCTACCTatgcttgattgacaaataaatacctaaatatatatatacacacatacataaacacatGCAAATTATACCTGTCCTGCATTATCTTTTATAAGAAAGGACACCAGAGTCTTATGTCCAGTACAACCTATCCCCCCATTTCCCTTGCCCGCTCCTTAGCGCCAGGGGGCAGAAAGATGCTTGGTAGACAAAACGTTTGGACCACAGACAGGTACGGAAGGTCCTGGGGATTTAGTATTTCTAGGTgctgtaaccccccccccccagagggccTATCCAAGAGGcccagagggggaggggaggaactgTATCTAAAGACGGTTTTTGAAATCCCAAGGGTGGGGCTTCTGGCTCATGCCCCCCCACCGCAGTTTGTTATTATATTCCCTTGTTCCCTTGTAACGAggtctccttccctccatccaatTGTTTGGgttccctcccatcccccctcctgctcctccctccccctccccccctttctaaAATCTGGAGTTTCATTTCCTCCTTTGCCAGTCAGGGCCTGGGCTGATAAGAGGCCGGATGGCGTGGCCTCCCTCTGTGGTCTTTGGGCCTCTGCCTTCTTGAGTTGGGCCGCCTCCCTTTGTaggaaaaggtgtgtgtgtgtgtgtgtgtgtgtgtgtgtgtgagtaggGGGGTGCCACTGGTGGTGTCTCTGATCCTGGCCCTGAAGGTGGGCACAATCCTCCCTCCCGCTTAGAAGGCTGCTGACCGGCTGCCAGTGGCTGAAATATCCCCTCTTCAGTCCCGCCTGCTTTGTGCAGCCCAGAGTTGTGGTGGTGCCTTTGGCTGAGGGTGCCGCTCCCATCTTTGCTGCTGGCAAAGAGTCCGTCTCCTCGGTCCGGGCTGGCTCAGGGACCCGCCTTTTGCTCCAGGGCCCAACGGAGCGAGGAGGGAAACGAAGCCCCTCTCGTGCCCAACTTTGCCACCAGAAACAGGTGCCGTGGGATGGCAGGCAGGAGCGTTTCCGCAGCCGAAAGCTTCCCTGGCATTGCCCCCTCGGCTACCGTCTCCGCCTGGGTGGGCCAAAGCCACGGGGTGGGGGGCAGGAAGGCTTTGGGCAGCCTCTCTGGGGCCGCCAGGGAGGCCCAGGTGTGGGGCCCCATCGCCAGACTCTTCCGGGGGAGCTTTAGCCTCCTGCTTGGCCCCTGACGGGCAGGCAGCGGGTTGGGCCCCTTGGCATCAGGCTTCCTGGAGGGCTGGACCGCTCGGTGCCTCGAGCCGCCCTCTCCCCTCTGGCTTCTCTGCTCCTGGGCGATTCCTTCCGCTTACTTTCTGGGTGGGGGGATTagtccgcctcctcctccttccgcTGTGTGAAGAGAGAGGCTTGACCACTGCCACCTGGTGGCCGAGTCTCCAAATTGCAGACCGGAAGAGGTGACTGGAAGAGCTCAGGACACGCCAGCCCGATTTAAACCCACCTGGGGTGTGTTTATGTGGGGGGGCAATGTTTTTTGGGGGCCCTGTCCAAGCAGGCACTGCGAGGCCTCCTTGGGGGAAAGAAGCCACCTTTTGTAGCCCAGAGAAAGTTAACTAATGGGGCTAATTAATttgcagggaggggggaggctggGCGTTTGGGGGTTGCCCTCTAAGGAAGGGGGTCCGTGTGGGTCTGGTCCCAAGAGTGAGAAGATTCCCTGCCCTTTGACCTGCAGGGCTGTGTCCCCGGCACCTGGACTGCACCCTTCAGCGACGGCAGGAGTGTCCCCCGGGGTCCCACGCCTGCGGCCCCTGCCTGCCCCACTTCGTAGAGGACGGAGAGGGAAGATGCTTGGCCGGGGGAGCAGCCCCCaaaggtgagagagagagggaggggagggggctcggCCGGGGTGCCCAATGCCCCTGGGAGGAGAGGGGCCTCTGGGCCTGGTGAGTGGGGGGCTGTATCTGAATGGTCCGTGAGGGTCCGTGCAGGGGTCTCCTCAGCCTTTCCAGGGGGTGGTGGGTGGGCTCTGGATACGAAGTCACACACCGTTCCTGGGAGTCTTAGGGAGAGAACTAAACTAGGGAGGTCTGAGGCCTCCATTCCGGCATCTTCTGAAAGGGtcagtttggggattttcccTTGTTTTTGccgacgccccccccccctctctccaggGCAAAGCTCTCTGGTGCCCAGCCTAGAAGAAGCGATTGACTTGCTGTCGGACGTGCTCTCCAAGCAGGGGAGGGGGCCTCTGCCCCTCGGCCAGGAAGGTACGGCTGTTGCCCCGGGCCCAGAAGAGCAGGGGGTGGGGGCGTCCTTCATTCTGCAGGGGAGAGGGGtgtctccccttcctcttcctcctcctcctctctgtgccaACCGGCCCTTCTTCCTTGCCCAGGGAGCCCACTGCCCCCTGGTCCCCACTCCAGGAATGGGGCGTCGAAGGCAGAGTCTTCGCAAAGTGGCCGGCGGGGATGGCCAGACGCATCTCACCCCATCACCAAGCCGGTCCACCGCCCCCCAGTGGAGTCCACCCGCATCTCTTCCAATGATGCCCTCGTCCTTGGTAAGCCTCTGCCCAGACCTCAAGGTGCTAGTCCTCAGCTCTACGATGGCGGGGGAAGGCCGTCTGTGGCAAGCCCATCTTCAGGGACAATCTGTCTTTGGGGGCAGGGCAGCTGCAAGGGGGCCTGGGCTGGGGGTCTCCAAGTCTCTGTCCTCCACGCCAGGCTTGATTGTCGTCTGCACAGCGGCAGGGGTTGCGGCGCTGGTGGTGGCCATGGTCTGCTGGTGCAGGTGAGACCAAAGGTTTCAGTAAGGGGGgctctgcccggttgctgggtgggcatggccctgTTGGGCGTGGCCCTGTTGGCCTCCTGTACCTTGGCAGAGGGGCCTcggaggcccatttttcaccctgggATTTGAGGGGGGGGGTTTGTCTCCGAACTGCAGAGAGTCTCAGCTAGAGGTttctagcagcccacccctctcTGGGGCAGAGGAGGGGACAGAGGGCGGGGGGCCTGAGATTTGCCCCGGAGTCCTTCCGTGCATCCTCCCGATGGAACCTCCATGGCAGCCGCAGCATATGAGAGGCGGGTGCTTGTGGGTCAGAAGGCTTTGGGGGCAGCTCTGCCCACTCCTGTGCTGCTCCCCTCACGGAggtccttctcccccccccccaggctgcaGAAGGAGATCCAGCTTGCCCAGAAAGCAGATTATCCAGCCAATAAGCTGCCCCAACTGCCCTCCTACGACAAGCTCTCTGTAAGTGCCCTGTGTGGCCCTCGGCATGGGTGGTGCCCAGTGCTTTGGCCAGCGCTGGCTCTTCGGAGTGGCTTTGGGCCAGGCTTCTCGGTCAGCCTCGCTCCGCCCCTCGGCCTCTGTGCCCCATTGGCAGCCAGGCCaggcccttcccccccccccccgggtacgAAAGGTGCCAGCTGCTTTGAGGGCGCCGTGTTGGTGATGCCTGCTCTGCTGGTGTGGCATAGTTGTGATCACAGCGTTTGTAGGGATTGTGtctgttttccaaaattgtgcggcTGTTATCGTGTGTCATGTGAGATGTTGGAGATGCTTGTCTACTTTTGTTCCGAATATTCCCTAGCAGAACGGTTCCTGGTTTGAGTTCTACTGTCTGCTTGGTTACTTTTTGCATTGTGATTTTCAAGCAAGTCCATCACATGTGATGCTAGGTGCCtatgtctcctccttcctctttccttccagcCTGGCGATCAGAAGCTGGCACAGAGCGCCCAGATGTACCACTACCAGCACCAGAAGCAGCAGATGCTTTCCATGGAGAAGTGCGTCCTTCCTCGTGGGGACAGGGGTTGGGACCCTCTGCCCTCTCCCTGGTTTCTCCTTGGCCCCACCTGTGAATTAGGCTCGGAAGCTGGGTGGTAGGCCAGGGGCTCCTTTGCACAAGGCTGGCACCCCCGCTTGGGGGGTCTCCGCTTGGTTGGGGCACGCGGCTGCTTGTCAGGATGGCAGCCTTGAAAAGAGTTGAGTAGGG harbors:
- the LOC139155924 gene encoding neural proliferation differentiation and control protein 1-like; the encoded protein is MSAARRRPCPLLLPPPRLLLLPLLLLLLLPPPGAWGLLDKPGGLCPRHLDCTLQRRQECPPGSHACGPCLPHFVEDGEGRCLAGGAAPKGQSSLVPSLEEAIDLLSDVLSKQGRGPLPLGQEGSPLPPGPHSRNGASKAESSQSGRRGWPDASHPITKPVHRPPVESTRISSNDALVLGLIVVCTAAGVAALVVAMVCWCRLQKEIQLAQKADYPANKLPQLPSYDKLSPGDQKLAQSAQMYHYQHQKQQMLSMEKHKEEAKAPESFSSDEENEDGDFTVYECPGLAPTGEMEVKNPLFDDSTLPPKPHP